Below is a genomic region from Meleagris gallopavo isolate NT-WF06-2002-E0010 breed Aviagen turkey brand Nicholas breeding stock chromosome 5, Turkey_5.1, whole genome shotgun sequence.
NNNNNNNNNNNNNNNNNNNNNNNNNNNNNNNNNNNNNNNNNNNNNNNNNNNNNNNNNNNNNNNNNNNNNNNNNNNNNNNNNNNNNNNNNNaaaaaaaaatatttcaggtataattaaaattaaaggatactttaatgtaatttaataaATTCCCACTTTAGAATGCTTTAATGTAATGACCAAGGCATCACTGGGTGTTACAGAGTTGCTGAAGTTTCCAGCTGTGCAGATAACCATCAGTTATTCCTCCAGAAAGCTTCATCTGAAAGATAGGATGATGTCAACACTATGATTGCAGGAACGCTGAGGAGGGTTCCTTAAGCCTTGTACTTAGCATCTGGCACTCTGATATGTTGGTCTTATGATACTAGAAGCACTGCTGTACTGTGAAGATGTTTTCTGTCAAGGTTCTGCAGAGCATCGCCTTGATGCcaaggctgagctgtgctgtctTTATTTAGCACCCCTTGCACAGAAGTGACAAAACCACTCCTCTTGGTTctggttggtggccctgcctgtggcagcagggttggaatttgatgatcctttgggtcccttccaacccaagtcattctgtgattctaacaaACTAATACAACTGATAGTTACTTGTACAGCTTTCTGATTACTGCAAAACCAAAGCTTTTAATTATACTACTTAAGCACATTTCCTGAGCAAACTTTGAAATCTCTGGAATTAATATTTCTTAGTGTTGCAGCCTTCAGCCCAGACAGCATCAAATGTAAGAATCACCAgagcagctgcctctgcagctAGACAGGTGCCAAAAACAAGTGCAGCTACTACTGGTAAGTGAGGCAGTAAGTATAGTCCATGTGGAGCTGATATCTAAGTATTTGATATGGTGTACAGAGGTGTCCTGGCTGACACTGTGTGTGTGAGTACTGGAAGCAACGTGTGAATTTGTACTGCTGTTAAGTTCACTGTCAAATGATATACTAGGACAGCGTTGTCTTTAGGATCTTGTTTATCTCAGACACTCTGTGCTCTAGAGATACATATCAGCTTGTTCTGAGCTGGCTTAGCACACTACATACTGCTGTGTAGCATCTCTTTGCAATAGATAGACTAGAGCAATCATGCTAAATTGTCACATAAGAAAACGAGCAAATACCCATGACTTAAAATCTCACCTGAAACTCTggaatatttaaataatgatGTTGAAACCAGTGTTGGACAGTGTGCTGTAAAAATCCACGTGTGTGGATTATCATTATCTATATAATAATTATAgattgaaagaacaaaaaaaaaagccagtttgGTGTATTACTGCTTAAGGATTAATAAGACTCATAAAGAATAGGTACGTCTGGACGAGATGGGAGCCCATGTTCTCCAactcaggatttttttcttcatgtttgctTACTCAAGCAGGGGAATTTGATGGTTTAATGAAGGGGATGTTTTTAGTAGTATGATCTTGTCCTCAGGGTGTTCTCCAGAATGATTTGCAATATCTGTTATACGTGACACAAGTAATCCCTAGGTTGTAAGTGCATACTGTGATAGTATTGGTTTTGATCCACCTATAGAAGACCTGTGCCATGCATAAAGTCACAATCTAAACTCATTTGACTTCAGTCTCTTCAGCCTTTAAGGAAATGAGGTGACTCTTTTTAAGCACCTGACAATATGTAAAGGCTAATGGCTTAATGAATCTCTTTTCCCAGTGATTTATCTCTTATTAGACTGTTAAATCCTAGGCTAggttttcttttgaatgaaCACTTGTAATTAGGTATCTGCCCTCTAGCCCCCTCCCACTCAAGAAGCAAAGCCATCTCTCCTTGTCTTTAACCACCAGACTTTTGCATCAATCTTTTGAAAACACTGGTGAATGATTCTTTTAATCAGATGTGTTTTGACCTCCTGgagtttgtttctcttcaggtAACTTGTCACAGAGAAAGccagcaaatgcagcaaagcagaagaaagcagtcAAACCTGATGCCATAGAGGTAGGtcatgaaatatttgaaatggaaaagcaaTAAAACTGATTTAAGAGCCAGTAAAAATAGTAGTGCAAGTGTTTCTTAAATATAGTTGTACTCGTGTGTCAAAGTAACAGGAAGCTCACTAATAGATTTTGGGACAAAACTGTACTTATCTTGTATTGTTAAAACCTAAGGCTAAATTTGCTTTGCAGGTATGGATGACTTGTTTACCAATCCTCAAGTTTTGGACAGTGATTTAAATTTGAGATCTTGTATGACACATCTTTTACGTGATGTTTccactactttaaaaaaaaataaaatacaaagacctttttcagttttctggttttatctaatgtttataaacattaaCATCAACAtaaaaaaagtgcatttattCTTGCAGCTTACTCTGAATGTATCCTTTCAGTGATTAGGTAATAATGTGAGCCTTTAGAGTCTGAGGATTAAATGCATGTTCAGTTTTTGAATGCCAAAAATATGCTAAATATCATAGGGAAAAAGATTCCCAGCTATAATTAAAGATAGTCACTATTGTTATCCCACTGAAAATGCAAACCAAACTTTACTGCTTCTGTGTAGAGACCACTGTAATTCAATTCAGTGCGTCCTCCAGTTCAGGTTCCTGAATGATTCATGTATGCCTTCATGCCCTGACAGTCCTGTGCAGAAACATCTGTTTACTTCCCCCTCCCTACACTCCACTATTCCCTCTCACTTAGTGTTCCCCCCACACCTCCCTTCTCCAGTCCTATTTCAGCAACTGCAGCTGTGTACAAGTATTGTCTTAAAGCTGGTTTATTTGTGCAGAAACACTGACAGGAGGTAAAAGGCACTTGTATCTTAATTCAGGTAAGGACCTCTTCACAAGCAGGAGTTGCTGGATGTTGCCAGGTGTATCCTTAGTCAGATTGCCACAAGAAATCTGTTAAAATTCAAAGCTTGCATTCCAAGCAAGGGTATCTAAAGTATAACAAAATTTCCAGTGTCTTGAAGATgcatcttttctcaagaaacAGTCTCAGATCTTTTGGCTGATTTGAGCTAACAATATCTCAATACAGGTACCTCAGAAATGTTCTGAGTAATTGTCTTGTCACTCACCTCATAGGAATGTgaactttcttctctttcaacaacattcTCTGCTTTTAAGTGCACTTGTATTCTCCTTTTCTTGGGCTGCATTCCTCAACTATCAacctttttttagtttgttcttTAGCCTTTAAGTTAGGTTGTGTGTATAAACTGATTATTCAACAAGCTTAGTTGGATTTGGAGCCAGTATGCTACTGAGCTCTTGAGGAGCTTATCACCTTCAAGCATTTTCTTCTAACAGTGAGAGAAGCATTTGCTTCTTTGAATTACTGCTCCACAAGGCCAGGTGTTTTGCTGCTCTGGCCCCTTCAATGGATTATTACATTCCTCATAGTCAATTGCTACTCCTGCTGTGAGAATGATTTGCAGGTGTCAAAAGCTACTTGGACCTATGGTAATTCAAGACTTCTGTACATGCACACTGCTGTAGGAAGCAAATTACCTGAAACTGTTCCTTTTTTGTTGGCTTTCAAGCAGTCATCTTATAATTCTGCTAACATCTATTAGTAAACACTTTCTGATTTGGTAAAATGGTGCTTATTTTGTTTGTGCAGGTAATTCCTTTTAAACATGAAGTGAATGAAAATGCTCCACTGGACCCAGTGATATGTTCAGCATCAGAACTTAAACAGGAACAGACGTCTGTAGAAAAGAACAATTCTGCTCCTGGAAGACCCAGAACACGCTCCTTTGCACCACAGAATTTTGTGTTTCAGCCCTTAGAAGGACTAACAACTTACAAAGTTACACCCATGACTCCTTCCAGGgcaaatgcatttttgtcacCTGATGCCTTCTGGGATTTTTCCAAATCTCCAGTGTAAGATTCTTGCTTCTAAGAACCTAAAATGCAATGCAACTTTTGTGATGCTACAGAAAAAGTGGTCTTTCTGTAGTGAGATTCCATGTGTAACGAGTTGTTGAAACACCTGATCACAGTTGCTGTTACTGCTTGATCAAAAGTGGCCTCAATATAGCAAGGCAAACTATATAATCAATAATTCTTCccatgctttatttatttatctattttaatAGGAATAGCTTGTTGTGTGAACCAAAAATAGGCTTCAGAATTTTGAGGTCTTGTGTGTTTGGTCATATTTGAGGTCAGTTTCTCAACGTTTCTTAAgtatgtcttttttctttttttttctttttccttagtaATACAGTTGAAAAATCCAGTGAAACCAAGGTACAGGAGTCTAATTTTAAAAGTCAGATTTCACCTTCTGATCAAGATATTCAAGAACAGCAAATGACTACAAGTTTGCAAGGAGAAGGTATCAAGTTCACATATGGTTTATCACTGtaccttttttaatttttaccaGATTCTGAGTAAATGTCTTTTATATTTCTCAGCAAGCAAATCAGATGAGGAGACTTCCATTCAGAGATCCAATGAAACAATTCCTGTATCTACAGAAATGGCAGTGACTGAAACAAAGTCAGATGATATAAGAGAGCAAGAGCACGATGTGCCCTACTTCAGGTTTGTGTCTATTTGTTTGCCTTCCTGGTTGTCTGTTCTGGGTCCTGAACATGAATAATAACTTGTAAACAGTAGCTTATAATGGTTGATGTCTGTCAGTAGCAATTTTGGTGGTCATTCATTGCTGTCTTTCCTTTCCTATTGTTAGTGCAAGTAAAGAATATAACATTCTGAAGACTAATGCTACATCCTATGTACATAAAGCTTGAAAGTAATATAAATTACATTACAGCTAGTCTTAACTGAAGCAATCTAATGGGTTCTGCCCAAGGACTGTGTAACTTGTCTGAAAGCAAAAGGGTAATAATAATTAATGGTTACAAATAGTGACaacttttttcattatttatttcaagaaacGTTCTTCAGTCTGAGACAGACAGACTGATGTCTCAGTGCCTTCAGTGGGATGGAAAACTTGAGCTGGACGTTCCAGAGGATGGTAAGACTGAGCTGTAATAGGCATAATTAGAGCACACTTTACTATCTCCTAATTTTAAATCTTAAATGTAATGTTTGAAGTGACAGTAGTGAATACTGAGCTGATAGTAGTTGATGTTGAAGTGCCTATTGCAGTAGCTTTTCTGTAAAAGTATGTTTGAATGCATAAGTTTTAACAAATACATATAAAGGTTTTAACTTGCCTGTGCTTTTTTATCTCAAAGACTTGCAGAATTGgtagcaatttttatttttttttgaaaggaagGCTAGAGGATTTCAGTGGAGAGATGGGCTGCAGGTAAACTGCATTGCAGGTCTGAATTTAGTTTAAACAGCAAGCAGATTCCAAACTCCACAACTGATATAAATAAGTAACTGAAGAATGATGGATTATTCCAATATATTCTAatttcttcccttgttttcTTGCTACCATCAGCTAAAGATCTGATTCGCACAACAGTTGGTCAGACAAGACTGCTTGTAGCAGAAAGGTTTAAACAGTTTGAAGGACTGGTGGATAACTGTGAATTTAAACGgggtgaaaaagaaacaacatgtACAGACTTAGATGGATTTTGGGATATGATTAATTTTCAGGTATGTACTTGCAGGTTTACCTACTATAATAAATACACACGACGGAGGTATTTACAAGCAATGCATTGAAactattttattcatttaaatattcagacttagatttttctttttctgttaaaaacatCTGTCCTTGTTTAACATTTTATAGCAGTGAATAGTATCAGCTGGTCTACTGTGGTTTTACAACTCATGGACCAGTTAAGCAATCTTTTGTAGAACCAGTTAGTGGAAAAAGATGTTTTACTTATGCTTACTATATCTCTGGGGGCAGTTCAGGTTTCTTCTGGTCATCTGCTGGTCtgcacagaattgtagggtggaggggacctctagagatcatagagtccaaccccattgcaaagcaggctccctacagcaggctttattttgctttggtgTTTGAAGCTGAAGTATTTAACAAATATAAGCACTGTGCATTTCATCTAACTTCCTAAAccagtggggtttttttttatgtgaatcTTGTAACTCTTGCAAATTAAAATTGGACTTCTCTGGGATTTCCAATAGATTGAAGATGTGAATAAGAAATTTGATAATCTGCAGAAGCTTCAAGATAACGAATGGCAGCCAGTTGCTGTAGCAGGCAAAGAAGTTGTCAAGGTATGTATGGCTCCTAAAGCATTAAGATACAACAATGTActgagatatttaaaataatttgtaagcTATTGGAGTAATGAATACTTTTCTTAAATGTGAGTTCCTTCTAATGCCCTGTTTATAGATGTTGATGATGATcaaaaattcagtgaaattctTCTCAAACCTCACCTTCCTTCCTTGCATCTTGCACATGTGCTCAGGATTGGTGCTTGTGATACTAGTTGCACCTTTCTGTTGGGAAGATTAGAGCTAAGAATTAGCAATGGCTCATGGAGTCATTGAACTCTTTGTTAGTAAGGCAAATGAGTTAAATTTGGAACAGAAACTTACCCTTTGGATGTGAAACACTTTCTCTGAGCCACCAGTGTTGGCACTGATGTGTCACAGGAATTTAGAAGTGACTGACAGTTTTAAGCAGTGAGTGCTAAGTGATAATGGTGACTTAGTAAGGTAGGACCATGGGTAGCTAATCCTCTGAGCATAAACAGATCTGATGCTGCCCCAAATGTGGGATTGATTATTGCAGAATAGGCTTTAAGTTATTTTATTGATGTTTTGGTTTGGAatatagaatcgtagaatggcctgggctgcaaaggagcacaatgctcatccacttccaaccccctgctgtgtgcaggtcgccaaccagcagcccaggctgcccagagccacatccagcctggccttgaatgcctgcagggatggggcatccacagcctccttgggcaacctgttccagtgcctcaccaccctctggctgaaaaacttcctcctaatatccaacctaaacctcccctgtctcagtttaaaaccattcccccttgtcctatcaccatccaccctcacaaacagccattcccctcctgtttatactctcccttcaaatattggaaggccacaatgaggtctccctggagccttctcttctccaagcaaTATGTAGTGGTTCTTAATGACTCAGCATTAAGAATCATATTCACATTGCCTAAACTCCATGCCATTCCTTGAGGCTGCTCAACTGATCATAAAAATGAAGATCAATAAGAAACACCAAACGTGGAACTGGAAGAAGTGTAGTCTTACATCAGCTAACCATAAATGTCTCAGCTGTAGTTACGGTACATGACACAAAACTTCCTTTGAAATATGAATGCCAGGAGAGACTTCACTGGTTAACGAGTGTCTGCCCTTGAGTTACTTTATCTCCATGCCACTAGGAGTCCCTGCATCCCACTCTTTTCAAAAACAGTAACTACAGCAGTTAGAAGAAGTTCTAAGGAAAATCTATACCAAGTATTTCTGAGCTGAGAACTTGGTGTGAGAAACTGACTTAAGACTGTCATTGTAAATGAACCTTGACAGCTAAATGGCAGTCCGAGACTTTCTGGAGATAAACAGAGATCTTGTCTTTAGCAGAGGCCTGTTGTTGTCTGTGTCCAGCAGCCTCCTGGATGTTCAGGTGCAGCTATTTGTCTGAagcttctattttctttcactttcagAAAAAGACTGTTCCAAATATGGTCTGTAAAGCaaagctgggagcagctggaaGGACTGCTGCCCGAAAGCGGCTCGCTGCTGTAAAAGCAGCTATGAGGGATAAAATGAAGCATGATGGAGTTGCTGATAGTGCGTATCAGGATAAGCAACCAGAAGTAGAAAAAGTGGTTTTTGAAGCAGGATTTTTCAGAATTGAAAGCCCTGTGAAAAGCTTTCCAGGTGGGTGCAGCTTAATCATTATTTCTCTGAcctgaaaatgctgaagagatTTGAACCAAGCTCACTGGAGACAGATTATGTTGTTTATACTGGATATAACTCCAGTGCTAGGCACAATTAACGTTTCATCTAATGATTTGTTACGTCAGGGAACCAAAGTAAACTGTTCTGCATGATTGCCATAATTGCTCAAATCAGTGTGATGTGAAATCTTTACTTAGATACAGAGTTAAAAGCAGTTggatccattttttttccttaatgtacATTTAGCAATGAAAGTTTAATCTGGGCATTCCTAGACTTAACAGGCAACACGTTCAGAGTCAGTGCAGGCTGATGGCCTTTATTTGTAAGATAGGAATTGGAATTAGTGTGAACTAAATTTTGCTGTCTTCGAGCTTGCAAATACAGCACATCTGTAATGAGAAGTCATGTGCAACAAGACTGTAGTATATTCCCATCTGCTAGGAAAGCTGCTGGAAGCTTTTCTTGAACAGAAGCTCCAAATAAGGCTGTAATTTGGGCATTTATCTTCTTGCAATCTGTGAAGCTAGTGCTTTCTGTGATCCTTGTTTgacagctgctctgcttctctccCCCATTTCAAGTGCCAAAGATGATTTTAAGTTTCCAAAGATTTTCTCTATGAATGTTATAAAAATCAATTAggaatttatcttttttaattttatcaagATTATATAATATGAGATATTGAATTTAATGACAACAGCTTCCACCATGTAGATTTAATGACAACAGCAAATCTCATTGTTTCAGGTTCTTTGTGAAGGAGTGGTAGTGCTAAATTGCTTAGCTGGTGTTAAGGTATTTGTAACTTGATGTGCTGGCAACCACAccaatattttttcaatttctgcTTGCAGTGTACATAacaaatataatatttatataaaacatGCAAGAAAAAGTGCAGTATTACTAGCTAGAATCCTAGCAATTTCATCTTCTGGAATTTGCTGCtgtaataaaacaataaatgcTCTTTTTCAGGTTCACTTTCAAAGACGCCTCGCAGATCATCCCAGCAAACTTCTGAAGGTCTGACagctccaagatcatccagaagagctttgctgcagagcagttcTGTGCCTTGTAACCCCGAGGATacaactgcaaaacaaacaccagCACTGCTCGAAGGCTGCCACCCAGCACAACATTTGGAAATGCACCCATTTCCCACTGAAACAACTCTCCCTGGTGGTTTTCTTGAACAAAGGTAGCCATGTTAAGGCAGCTTTTAATTGAGCTTTGTGCAAATAGTTGTCCAGTTTTAATtagaagaattaaaattaatgtcCATTAAGTGTTAACCTTCTTTCAGCGTGGGAGGGACAAAGGTTGTGAAGtcattctgtcttttccttccccCAAGCAAGCTTTAAGAGCTTTGCCCAGATGTAGTCTCACATTGCAGGGTAGAAGTTTGGGACTTTTTTTTGTCCAGAAAATTTTATACAGCTGACTTGTGCCAAAGCAGCAAGCATAATTGGAGAGCTAATTTCAAATCAGTTGTACATGTCAAAATCTTTTGAttgagaagaatgaaaagactgttgtttctctttcagcatttccctagttgcagaagaacacaaTCCTGttgctggcacagcagagaggacTAGGGTAAGTCATGCTTGGCTCATGTATGTCCTTTAAACATCTTTCTACTATTAGCTGAAGACAAAGAGTGACAGATATTCACGTCTTAAGTGGGTAGACATCTTGATTGATTATCCTTGTGTGCAGAAATGTGATTTGATACTTCAAATCTACCTACTGCAGCAGCCCTCATTGCCTGAGGAAACTCGGTGCTGTGTTCAGAGCTTTTCCACTTCCTTCCTGCCCTGTCCCACTCAGGATAAGGGTGCCCAAGTGCCCAAACCTGATTTGCTGGTTTCACAGTTGGTTTTTATTAGCCCTGGGTACTTGGATATCTGATCAAACATTCAGAATATCTTTAATGTTCCTCAGCATGAGgctttttcctgttctgtagGACACAGATTAGGACTGCTACAGCTTTCTTGCATTCTCTCTATTTTTGGAGCTACCTTTTGGAGCTCTTGTTGGCTCTGCTGTATGATGCTTATCACTTGTCCAAGCACTGCTCCTTCAAGCCCACCTTCTAATTTTTAGATGGATTTGCATTTGGGGGCTAAGCCTGAAAGAAACAATAGTCTCTAGCTCTCTGGGTCTCTGTGTTGCCACATCAAACCACGAGGCTATTAAACTATTCAAAGGTACAGCAAGAGCATTGTTAGTAACACAAGCATCAGAGTTCAGAAATCTGTGTCCTTATATGTCTGTGGGCTTGGTGAGATGCCAGCTTCTGAGTAGCCATGAAAGTCCAGAATACAACCTCCATAGAAGTTCCTTTCATTGGGAATGTAGGGTCTTAATTTTTGTTACTTCTTGGATCACACTTGGATACACTGCTGCAACAGTctttatatatacatgcatgtgcacacatacatgcttgtattttaaaatctgttactatttgctctt
It encodes:
- the DLGAP5 gene encoding disks large-associated protein 5 isoform X1, whose protein sequence is MAATSHFVSRYKKDLSTETIRTKVARRKSMLQKENRHKLFEKGRQFGLTDVNVQVSKTRGISQVSGASETCSQENSSLKQKQSTDAATKRVNERREMLQRYKEEKELRKLKEQREKAKKGVFKVGLYKPTACGFLSLAPEVPTTTKPKEKAAPAFSERITRSKAKNQTEKAVISTASKPSTVCANGQSVRPTQAGRKQMSTDKMAAKGKVLQPSAQTASNVRITRAAASAARQVPKTSAATTGNLSQRKPANAAKQKKAVKPDAIEVIPFKHEVNENAPLDPVICSASELKQEQTSVEKNNSAPGRPRTRSFAPQNFVFQPLEGLTTYKVTPMTPSRANAFLSPDAFWDFSKSPVNTVEKSSETKVQESNFKSQISPSDQDIQEQQMTTSLQGEASKSDEETSIQRSNETIPVSTEMAVTETKSDDIREQEHDVPYFRNVLQSETDRLMSQCLQWDGKLELDVPEDAKDLIRTTVGQTRLLVAERFKQFEGLVDNCEFKRGEKETTCTDLDGFWDMINFQIEDVNKKFDNLQKLQDNEWQPVAVAGKEVVKKKTVPNMVCKAKLGAAGRTAARKRLAAVKAAMRDKMKHDGVADSAYQDKQPEVEKVVFEAGFFRIESPVKSFPGSLSKTPRRSSQQTSEGLTAPRSSRRALLQSSSVPCNPEDTTAKQTPALLEGCHPAQHLEMHPFPTETTLPGGFLEQSISLVAEEHNPVAGTAERTRVLENCSSELKVVDDMEVMELSAPEQLGQDITMCSPEKGMCTGFSFTQPGEPKMHQMDTLLRDLASIDRNPSDTVFTNIMNHLTFSFHLLRVFQPMLDGELPFTPVKNNVQKFAAAETFSDLIVFSPLSPSGEK
- the DLGAP5 gene encoding disks large-associated protein 5 isoform X3; translated protein: MAATSHFVSRYKKDLSTETIRTKVARRKSMLQKENRHKLFEKGRQFGLTDVNVQVSKTRGISQVSGASETCSQENSSLKQKQSTDAATKRVNERREMLQRYKEEKELRKLKEQREKAKKGVFKVGLYKPTACGFLSLAPEVPTTTKPKEKAAPAFSERITRSKAKNQTEKAVISTASKPSTVCANGQSVRPTQAGRKQMSTDKMAAKGKVLQPSAQTASNVRITRAAASAARQVPKTSAATTGNLSQRKPANAAKQKKAVKPDAIEVIPFKHEVNENAPLDPVICSASELKQEQTSVEKNNSAPGRPRTRSFAPQNFVFQPLEGLTTYKVTPMTPSRANAFLSPDAFWDFSKSPVNTVEKSSETKVQESNFKSQISPSDQDIQEQQMTTSLQGEASKSDEETSIQRSNETIPVSTEMAVTETKSDDIREQEHDVPYFRNVLQSETDRLMSQCLQWDGKLELDVPEDAKDLIRTTVGQTRLLVAERFKQFEGLVDNCEFKRGEKETTCTDLDGFWDMINFQIEDVNKKFDNLQKLQDNEWQPVAVAGKEVVKKKTVPNMVCKAKLGAAGRTAARKRLAAVKAAMRDKMKHDGVADSAYQDKQPEVEKVVFEAGFFRIESPVKSFPGSLSKTPRRSSQQTSEGLTAPRSSRRALLQSSSVPCNPEDTTAKQTPALLEGCHPAQHLEMHPFPTETTLPGGFLEQSISLVAEEHNPVAGTAERTRVLENCSSELKVVDDMEVMELSAPEQLGQDITMCSPEKGMCTGFSFTQPGEPKMHQMDTLLRDLASIDRNPSDTPMLDGELPFTPVKNNVQKFAAAETFSDLIVFSPLSPSGEK
- the DLGAP5 gene encoding disks large-associated protein 5 isoform X2; the encoded protein is MAATSHFVSRYKKDLSTETIRTKVARRKSMLQKENRHKLFEKGRQFGLTDVNVQVSKTRGISQVSGASETCSQENSSLKQKQSTDAATKRVNERREMLQRYKEEKELRKLKEQREKAKKGVFKVGLYKPTACGFLSLAPEVPTTTKPKEKAAPAFSERITRSKAKNQTEKAVISTASKPSTVCANGQSVRPTQAGRKQMSTDKMAAKGKVLQPSAQTASNVRITRAAASAARQVPKTSAATTGNLSQRKPANAAKQKKAVKPDAIEVIPFKHEVNENAPLDPVICSASELKQEQTSVEKNNSAPGRPRTRSFAPQNFVFQPLEGLTTYKVTPMTPSRANAFLSPDAFWDFSKSPVNTVEKSSETKVQESNFKSQISPSDQDIQEQQMTTSLQGEASKSDEETSIQRSNETIPVSTEMAVTETKSDDIREQEHDVPYFRNVLQSETDRLMSQCLQWDGKLELDVPEDAKDLIRTTVGQTRLLVAERFKQFEGLVDNCEFKRGEKETTCTDLDGFWDMINFQIEDVNKKFDNLQKLQDNEWQPVAVAGKEVVKKKTVPNMVCKAKLGAAGRTAARKRLAAVKAAMRDKMKHDGVADSAYQDKQPEVEKVVFEAGFFRIESPVKSFPGSLSKTPRRSSQQTSEGLTAPRSSRRALLQSSSVPCNPEDTTAKQTPALLEGCHPAQHLEMHPFPTETTLPGGFLEQSISLVAEEHNPVAGTAERTRVLENCSSELKVVDDMEVMELSAPEQLGQDITMCSPEKDTLLRDLASIDRNPSDTVFTNIMNHLTFSFHLLRVFQPMLDGELPFTPVKNNVQKFAAAETFSDLIVFSPLSPSGEK
- the DLGAP5 gene encoding disks large-associated protein 5 isoform X4 is translated as MAATSHFVSRYKKDLSTETIRTKVARRKSMLQKENRHKLFEKGRQFGLTDVNVQVSKTRGISQVSGASETCSQENSSLKQKQSTDAATKRVNERREMLQRYKEEKELRKLKEQREKAKKGVFKVGLYKPTACGFLSLAPEVPTTTKPKEKAAPAFSERITRSKAKNQTEKAVISTASKPSTVCANGQSVRPTQAGRKQMSTDKMAAKGKVLQPSAQTASNVRITRAAASAARQVPKTSAATTGNLSQRKPANAAKQKKAVKPDAIEVIPFKHEVNENAPLDPVICSASELKQEQTSVEKNNSAPGRPRTRSFAPQNFVFQPLEGLTTYKVTPMTPSRANAFLSPDAFWDFSKSPVNTVEKSSETKVQESNFKSQISPSDQDIQEQQMTTSLQGEASKSDEETSIQRSNETIPVSTEMAVTETKSDDIREQEHDVPYFRNVLQSETDRLMSQCLQWDGKLELDVPEDAKDLIRTTVGQTRLLVAERFKQFEGLVDNCEFKRGEKETTCTDLDGFWDMINFQIEDVNKKFDNLQKLQDNEWQPVAVAGKEVVKKKTVPNMVCKAKLGAAGRTAARKRLAAVKAAMRDKMKHDGVADSAYQDKQPEVEKVVFEAGFFRIESPVKSFPGSLSKTPRRSSQQTSEGLTAPRSSRRALLQSSSVPCNPEDTTAKQTPALLEGCHPAQHLEMHPFPTETTLPGGFLEQSISLVAEEHNPVAGTAERTRVLENCSSELKVVDDMEVMELSAPEQLGQDITMCSPEKDTLLRDLASIDRNPSDTPMLDGELPFTPVKNNVQKFAAAETFSDLIVFSPLSPSGEK